One genomic region from Candidatus Endomicrobiellum trichonymphae encodes:
- a CDS encoding aminotransferase class I/II-fold pyridoxal phosphate-dependent enzyme, whose amino-acid sequence MKKISKLLLAKQSKAPLFDTLLAHAKRDVVSFHCPGHKNGKGIDRELKDYTGEEVYKFDVTVFDEVDSLHDPVGSIKKAQELMAQAYGVEHSFFLVNGSSVGNIAMFLAACDSGDSVIVSRSSHKSIMAGIIMSGVWPIWIQPKIDQNLDLIFNSTYNQVKDALDRYPEAKAVFITSPTYNGIVTELSRVVDLCHRRGKTVLVDEAHGVHLLFNDQLPESAVSAGADLCVQSTHKILSAMSQGSVLHFNSKLVDFNRVKRVVSMLQTTSPNYLILATLDLARRQAFLRGEENFNRVIKAAEWGRAYINDNINSMKCFTRQEVQKLGFDLDVTKLTVNVTKTGLSGYEIESILAKEYNVQLDYADLFNLVAIMSEGSEKSDVEVFVNALENISEKYRGKQKNWILKIPSLATEMVMRPREVFLSNSTKKVSLKKAAGHVAAQTLTPYPPGIPVVIPGERITKEICDYLIDMSSKDIRVSGQETGMLRTVKVFTN is encoded by the coding sequence ATGAAAAAAATATCTAAATTGCTTTTAGCCAAACAATCTAAAGCCCCTCTGTTTGACACTCTTTTGGCGCATGCAAAGAGAGATGTTGTTTCTTTCCACTGTCCTGGCCACAAAAACGGAAAGGGCATAGATAGAGAATTAAAAGATTATACTGGCGAAGAAGTATATAAATTTGATGTAACTGTTTTTGACGAAGTAGACTCTTTGCATGATCCGGTAGGATCGATAAAGAAAGCTCAGGAGCTTATGGCTCAGGCGTACGGAGTTGAACATTCTTTCTTTTTGGTTAACGGCAGTTCTGTTGGGAATATAGCTATGTTTCTTGCGGCATGCGATTCCGGCGACTCTGTAATAGTTTCAAGAAGCTCGCACAAGTCAATTATGGCGGGAATCATTATGTCCGGTGTATGGCCTATTTGGATTCAGCCTAAAATCGATCAGAATTTAGATTTAATTTTTAATTCAACTTATAATCAGGTAAAGGATGCTTTGGACAGATATCCAGAAGCTAAAGCCGTATTTATCACAAGTCCTACTTATAATGGCATAGTTACGGAATTAAGCAGAGTTGTTGACTTATGCCATAGAAGAGGAAAAACAGTTTTAGTTGATGAAGCGCATGGCGTGCATTTGCTGTTTAATGACCAGTTGCCTGAATCTGCGGTTAGCGCGGGAGCTGATTTATGCGTTCAATCAACGCATAAAATTTTGTCCGCTATGTCTCAAGGATCAGTATTGCACTTTAATTCAAAACTTGTTGATTTTAACAGAGTAAAGAGAGTAGTTTCTATGCTTCAGACTACAAGTCCCAATTATTTAATTCTTGCAACTCTTGATTTGGCAAGAAGACAGGCATTTCTGCGCGGTGAAGAAAATTTTAACAGAGTTATAAAAGCCGCAGAATGGGGACGCGCATATATAAATGACAATATTAATTCAATGAAATGTTTTACGCGTCAGGAAGTGCAGAAATTGGGATTTGATTTGGATGTTACAAAACTTACGGTAAACGTTACAAAAACTGGACTTTCCGGCTATGAGATTGAAAGTATTCTTGCAAAAGAATATAATGTACAGCTTGACTATGCCGATTTATTTAATTTAGTTGCAATTATGAGTGAAGGTTCAGAAAAATCGGATGTAGAAGTTTTTGTAAATGCTCTTGAAAATATAAGCGAAAAATATCGCGGCAAACAAAAAAACTGGATACTTAAGATTCCATCTCTTGCGACAGAAATGGTTATGAGACCCAGAGAAGTATTTCTTTCAAACAGCACAAAAAAAGTGAGTTTGAAAAAAGCCGCGGGACACGTTGCCGCACAGACTCTTACGCCTTATCCTCCCGGTATTCCGGTTGTAATTCCCGGCGAGAGAATTACAAAAGAAATATGCGATTATCTTATTGATATGTCTTCTAAAGATATAAGAGTAAGCGGGCAGGAAACCGGAATGTTAAGGACAGTGAAAGTTTTTACAAATTAA
- the ispE gene encoding 4-(cytidine 5'-diphospho)-2-C-methyl-D-erythritol kinase — MKIYLKAPAKINFFLEIKNKRADGYHNLESIMQTVSLYDELSFELTKNTISLECNDKSLYAYKTNIVYKAAMAVKKHYNTDKGVKIYLKKEIPIGSGLGGGSSDAASTLKALAKLWNIKTKKDELEQIATKLGADVPFFLTGGTALCEGIGEIVTPLKSAGKLNIVLVNPGFDVLTADIYKKIKFPLTNQAKIHIIKNLIFNNSFNKKEAFKSCFNRLEEFIFPNYPEILEIKRVLNKLCCASLMSGSGATVFGILDSDAKTEKLKSRLNRCGWKIWFVTTIDTSFHSLFPSTQSQSSGIV, encoded by the coding sequence ATGAAAATATATCTCAAAGCGCCGGCAAAAATCAATTTTTTCCTTGAAATTAAAAATAAAAGAGCCGATGGATACCATAACTTAGAAAGTATTATGCAAACCGTAAGTTTATATGACGAACTTTCTTTTGAGCTTACTAAAAATACGATCTCTCTTGAATGCAACGATAAATCTCTATATGCTTACAAAACAAATATTGTTTATAAAGCAGCAATGGCGGTTAAAAAGCATTACAATACTGATAAAGGCGTAAAAATATACTTAAAAAAAGAAATTCCTATAGGATCCGGTCTTGGCGGCGGTTCTTCTGATGCCGCTTCAACACTTAAAGCTTTAGCCAAACTGTGGAATATAAAAACGAAAAAAGATGAATTAGAACAAATTGCTACAAAGCTCGGCGCTGATGTTCCTTTTTTTCTGACAGGAGGAACAGCGCTATGCGAAGGAATAGGAGAAATTGTCACGCCCTTAAAAAGCGCCGGAAAATTAAATATAGTTCTTGTAAATCCGGGTTTTGACGTTCTTACAGCAGATATATATAAAAAAATCAAATTCCCGTTGACAAATCAAGCAAAAATTCATATAATAAAGAATCTTATTTTCAATAATTCTTTTAATAAAAAAGAAGCTTTTAAAAGCTGTTTTAACAGACTTGAAGAATTTATTTTTCCTAATTATCCTGAAATATTAGAAATTAAAAGAGTTTTAAACAAGTTGTGTTGCGCAAGTCTTATGTCCGGCTCCGGCGCAACAGTTTTTGGTATTTTAGATTCCGACGCTAAAACCGAAAAACTTAAATCCAGACTGAACAGATGCGGCTGGAAAATCTGGTTCGTTACTACAATTGATACCTCATTCCACAGCCTATTTCCCTCTACGCAATCACAGAGTTCCGGGATTGTGTAA
- the rimI gene encoding ribosomal protein S18-alanine N-acetyltransferase has translation MNFSERFLDDITEIEKQSFANPWTKEMLLDSAKNTAVKFKVLIENRTVAGYYIISTVADETELLDIAVDPKFRRGYFGQAMLADIKKESTNKQTGVIFLEVHQSNNAAINLYKSFGFKEIGVRKKYYKNEDALVLRLINRKKSTL, from the coding sequence GTGAATTTTTCCGAAAGATTCTTGGATGATATAACTGAAATTGAAAAACAGTCTTTTGCAAATCCTTGGACCAAAGAAATGCTGCTAGATTCTGCAAAAAATACAGCTGTAAAGTTTAAGGTTTTAATTGAAAATAGAACGGTTGCAGGGTATTACATAATAAGCACAGTCGCGGATGAAACGGAACTACTTGACATAGCTGTCGATCCGAAGTTCAGAAGAGGGTATTTCGGGCAAGCGATGCTTGCAGATATTAAAAAAGAATCCACTAATAAACAGACCGGAGTTATTTTTCTAGAAGTACACCAAAGTAATAATGCGGCAATAAATTTATATAAATCTTTCGGGTTTAAAGAAATAGGCGTGAGAAAAAAATATTATAAAAATGAAGATGCTCTCGTGCTAAGGCTGATTAACCGTAAGAAATCCACATTATGA
- a CDS encoding TraR/DksA family transcriptional regulator: protein MNKKDLASLKKILIQKKMDFLNKMSKAQRGIYDDSNTSVGDEIDTASQNSEKEMYFELVASDKMTLDAINDALVKIEKNAYGKCEGCSNNILLERLKVIPWAKYCIQCQEESENPKNKK from the coding sequence ATGAATAAAAAGGATTTAGCGAGTTTAAAAAAAATCTTAATACAAAAGAAAATGGATTTTTTAAACAAAATGAGCAAAGCTCAAAGAGGAATATATGATGATTCAAATACTAGTGTCGGAGATGAAATAGATACTGCAAGCCAGAACAGCGAAAAAGAAATGTATTTTGAACTTGTTGCAAGCGATAAAATGACCTTAGATGCTATAAATGATGCTCTTGTAAAAATAGAAAAAAACGCTTATGGCAAATGCGAGGGTTGTAGCAATAATATTCTGTTGGAAAGATTGAAAGTAATTCCGTGGGCAAAGTACTGTATTCAATGTCAGGAAGAATCTGAAAACCCCAAAAATAAAAAATGA